A DNA window from Pseudobutyrivibrio xylanivorans contains the following coding sequences:
- a CDS encoding EamA family transporter → MWFVFALLSAVFAALTSILAKIGIEGVNSNLATALRTVVVVAMAWAMVFITNTQTGIFSISKKSWIFLILSGLATGASWLCYYKALQMGEASKVVPIDKLSVVITIVLAFIFLHEDFTVKSIIGCALIGAGTLVMVI, encoded by the coding sequence ATGTGGTTCGTATTTGCGTTACTTTCAGCAGTGTTTGCAGCACTAACATCTATCCTTGCAAAGATAGGAATTGAAGGGGTTAATTCAAATTTGGCTACAGCATTAAGAACTGTTGTAGTAGTTGCTATGGCTTGGGCTATGGTGTTCATAACCAACACCCAGACAGGTATCTTTTCAATCAGTAAGAAGAGTTGGATATTTTTGATACTATCAGGTCTTGCCACGGGTGCATCCTGGTTATGTTATTACAAAGCCCTGCAGATGGGAGAAGCTTCTAAAGTTGTTCCAATTGACAAGCTAAGCGTAGTTATAACTATAGTATTGGCTTTTATATTTTTACATGAGGATTTTACTGTAAAATCCATTATTGGTTGTGCTCTTATAGGAGCTGGCACACTTGTAATGGTTATATAA
- a CDS encoding Fic family protein, with the protein MESNFNVIQKLLQERADYQARLNLIPYDGSPEVKENSSGKYLYIRKRVNGKLTSTYVDIYSDALYQLLLRNTKEARELKKLIRRVDKELAANGYTQNELSHEVISNLDFARAKMKFNIYDQAVLEGVATTFPQTEEIIENGTVNGMTADDVQKILNLKHAWEFILDNDVIQADSNYYLLCHIAKLVNEGFFHDGGRIRGVPVSSGGTKYVPPLPIESQVIERINDILKSGMNPLDIAIELCMYCMRTQIFVDGNKRASVIFANHYMISHGLGLIVIPENYVPEFKKKLVAFYESADISEISDFLKEYCWKKMK; encoded by the coding sequence ATGGAGAGTAATTTTAATGTAATCCAAAAGTTGTTGCAGGAACGAGCTGATTACCAGGCACGATTGAATTTGATTCCTTACGATGGCTCGCCTGAAGTGAAGGAAAACAGCAGTGGAAAATATCTGTATATTCGAAAAAGAGTAAATGGAAAATTAACTTCCACATATGTAGATATTTATTCAGATGCTTTGTATCAGTTATTGCTTCGCAATACAAAAGAAGCTAGAGAGCTCAAGAAGCTGATTCGAAGAGTTGATAAAGAACTAGCGGCAAATGGGTATACACAGAATGAACTTTCACATGAAGTGATTTCAAATCTTGATTTTGCACGAGCAAAAATGAAGTTCAACATATATGATCAGGCGGTATTGGAAGGTGTTGCCACAACATTTCCGCAGACGGAAGAGATTATTGAGAATGGTACAGTTAATGGTATGACAGCTGACGATGTACAAAAAATTCTTAATTTAAAGCATGCGTGGGAATTTATTCTTGATAATGACGTGATTCAGGCTGATAGTAATTACTATTTATTGTGTCATATAGCGAAACTTGTAAATGAAGGATTTTTCCATGATGGTGGAAGAATTAGAGGAGTACCAGTTTCTAGTGGTGGAACTAAATATGTACCGCCATTACCAATAGAATCACAGGTAATTGAAAGAATAAATGATATCCTTAAAAGTGGTATGAATCCGTTAGATATTGCTATTGAATTATGTATGTATTGCATGAGAACTCAGATATTTGTGGATGGAAATAAGCGAGCTTCAGTAATATTTGCTAATCACTATATGATAAGTCATGGCTTGGGCTTAATTGTCATCCCGGAAAATTATGTCCCAGAGTTTAAAAAGAAACTGGTTGCTTTCTATGAAAGTGCAGACATAAGTGAAATTAGTGATTTCCTAAAGGAATACTGTTGGAAAAAGATGAAATAA
- a CDS encoding helix-turn-helix transcriptional regulator — protein MNKKSIGNNIKFYRNNAGLTQAQLGKMFGVSYVTVSTWESGRTMPTPEIIEGLCVALHCRKEELLGFGYAGRDKDVQRKKLNEYFDSLSEDNRHLLLVRAKELVNLEAEQHGYYKKNAS, from the coding sequence ATGAATAAGAAGAGTATCGGTAACAACATAAAATTCTATCGTAATAATGCAGGTCTTACCCAAGCTCAGCTTGGTAAGATGTTTGGTGTTTCTTACGTAACAGTATCCACATGGGAATCTGGACGCACAATGCCAACACCTGAGATTATTGAAGGTCTTTGCGTTGCCCTTCACTGCCGCAAGGAAGAACTTCTAGGCTTTGGATATGCTGGAAGAGATAAGGATGTCCAGAGGAAGAAATTAAATGAGTACTTCGATTCCCTCAGTGAAGACAATCGCCACTTGCTTCTAGTAAGAGCTAAAGAGCTTGTAAATCTTGAAGCAGAACAGCACGGATACTATAAGAAGAACGCATCTTAA
- a CDS encoding CPBP family intramembrane glutamic endopeptidase encodes MKRTKAISIYIAGAIGQIAFVCLVVYLLRNIGFTIDYISPLGMIAIVIGGISSALWGIIVSLKYRKITFKTIVADFFKFKQSYKDYLLVLLFLFIDFLPVILGGEFIINSWYIPLMMFVKHIAFGGLEEIGWRYFYQPALQEKLNYIYSTLITFVSWSIWHFLYFYIEGTIADVSVVPFLIGLLTNSFILSALYVKTKNLWLCVMTHSLINVLSPLAIGGVDYLGYVSKLLIIIMAIRIAYISDKKL; translated from the coding sequence ATGAAAAGAACTAAAGCTATATCCATATATATCGCAGGAGCTATAGGCCAGATTGCATTTGTATGTCTAGTTGTGTACCTGCTTAGGAATATCGGGTTTACCATAGACTATATTTCTCCATTAGGCATGATAGCTATTGTTATAGGCGGCATATCATCAGCTTTATGGGGAATAATAGTTTCTTTAAAATATAGAAAAATAACTTTTAAAACAATCGTGGCTGATTTTTTCAAATTCAAGCAAAGCTATAAGGATTATCTGTTAGTTCTATTGTTCCTCTTTATAGATTTTCTACCAGTGATATTAGGCGGTGAATTTATAATTAATTCTTGGTATATTCCATTAATGATGTTTGTAAAACACATAGCATTTGGTGGACTTGAAGAGATTGGGTGGAGATATTTCTATCAGCCAGCATTACAAGAGAAGCTTAATTACATTTATTCAACGCTAATAACTTTTGTGTCATGGAGTATATGGCATTTCTTATACTTTTATATAGAAGGAACAATTGCTGATGTAAGTGTAGTGCCTTTTCTTATTGGGTTATTAACAAACAGCTTTATACTTTCAGCACTTTATGTAAAAACAAAGAATCTATGGCTATGTGTGATGACTCATTCTTTAATAAATGTATTATCGCCGTTAGCAATTGGAGGGGTTGATTATCTAGGCTATGTGAGCAAATTATTGATTATAATCATGGCAATAAGAATTGCTTACATTAGTGATAAAAAGCTATAA